The Aquiluna sp. KACHI24 genome contains a region encoding:
- a CDS encoding D-alanine--D-alanine ligase, with translation MALRVLVLAGGISHERDVSLKSGRRVADALLDAGAEVEIREPDADLIGHLIASRPDVVWSTLHGSVGEDGTIQCLLELAGIPFVGSDGAAAQLAWHKPTAKTILRRHGVQTPDSISLPRATFRELNAESVLAMVGTQLGFPLIVKPAESGSAQGVTKVESAASFAKAMVDAFVYCDTVIIEKFVAGTELAVSVVDLGFGPRALPAVEVEVEGGSFGYNERYNPGETNYYVPARLSPAVVERAAEVALTAHNALRLRHLSRIDLIVDHEGTPWFLEANVTPGMTETSLFPQAIVADGSELAESYLSIAQAAARN, from the coding sequence GTGGCGCTTCGGGTTCTAGTTTTAGCCGGTGGCATCTCGCACGAGCGCGATGTATCCCTGAAGTCAGGACGAAGAGTTGCTGACGCGCTGTTGGATGCTGGTGCAGAGGTGGAGATTCGCGAGCCCGATGCCGATTTGATCGGTCACCTGATTGCCTCTCGTCCAGATGTTGTTTGGTCCACCCTGCACGGCTCAGTTGGGGAGGATGGCACCATTCAATGCCTCCTGGAGCTCGCTGGAATCCCTTTTGTTGGTTCAGATGGGGCGGCAGCTCAGCTGGCTTGGCACAAACCAACAGCAAAGACCATCCTGAGACGCCACGGCGTTCAAACGCCGGACTCGATTTCGCTGCCTCGTGCTACCTTTCGCGAGCTAAACGCTGAATCGGTGCTGGCTATGGTTGGCACTCAGCTTGGATTCCCATTGATTGTGAAGCCAGCCGAGAGCGGCTCCGCACAGGGTGTTACCAAGGTTGAGTCAGCCGCTAGTTTTGCGAAGGCCATGGTTGATGCCTTCGTTTACTGCGACACCGTGATCATTGAGAAATTTGTGGCTGGGACAGAGCTAGCGGTTTCAGTGGTGGATCTTGGCTTCGGTCCAAGGGCCCTACCGGCGGTTGAAGTTGAGGTTGAGGGTGGCAGTTTCGGTTACAACGAGCGCTACAACCCTGGCGAAACCAACTACTACGTGCCCGCTAGATTGAGCCCTGCGGTGGTGGAACGAGCAGCGGAGGTCGCTCTGACGGCCCACAACGCCTTGAGATTGCGCCATCTTTCGCGAATCGACCTGATCGTCGACCATGAGGGCACGCCTTGGTTCCTAGAAGCCAATGTGACTCCTGGGATGACGGAAACTTCGCTCTTCCCCCAGGCAATCGTTGCCGATGGTTCGGAGTTAGCGGAGTCCTATCTTTCAATCGCCCAGGCGGCGGCTAGAAACTAA